The window CACAGCAGGTCCCTGCTGAACAGCACAGCTGATCAGAAACCTCAGCCATAAATGTTCCTTAGTTCCAGctttccctgtgccagcccaaggcacctctgctcttttcttctgcagcagcagccccaggtaACTTATCATCCCTGCTCTGTAGGGAGGCAGCTGATGGTCAGAGGCAAAGGCCAGCTCCTGTCTGCCTTTGCTAGAGGGAGGGGACCTGCTCCCTGAAACCACCAGGCACTCACAGCAGTTATTTCCACTATGATGCCTCACCCAGGTTTGGGGACCTGCCACCCTGCCTCCCTCTTGCTTGCTCCCATGGAGTGAGAGTGAACACAGAGGCTTTCATTGATGTGTGGTGCCTTTGTGGCCGCCATGGCCTGGAGAATCACACAGGGGGCTTGGAGGTGGAGGAGTTTCTCCATGGATGCTTCCACTTGGTGGTTGTCTCATGTGGACCTTGTTCCCTGGGCACTGATCCGTGGCTGGTTTGTTCTTCCCACTGCCAGCAAAGGTGCCCTTGGTCCATCCTGTGTTACGTCACTATCTTAGAAGACTGGGTCAGTGATCTCACTGACCCTCCTCAGTAGGCCAGCCCTGTTGACCCCAGGTTGGTTTGTCCTTCCAGCTGCTGTagggcagagccctgctccCCTCACTGTGCTCTTGCAGGCATCAAGCCATGCATTTGGGAATACAGCTTTGTGGTAGGTAAAGAAGGGCTGATCTTATGATTTTCAAACAGTGAGATTTAAGAGATTCAGGGTAAAATACATCTCTGCTCAAGTTCATGGCAAAAAGAATTTCCCTGAATTCAGCTCTCAGGTCAATCAGTGGCTTCTATGCAAAGCTGCTGGAGATTTTATATCCCAGCTCCTTGGCTCCCCACCTGTGGGGCAGCTTTGTGACAGAGATCACTGGTAGTGAGGCACTTGGGATTGCAGTGGTGCTGTGGCTTCAGAGTTGTTCCAGATATCCAACAGCACTGAAAGAAACACAGTTAAGCTCCTCCAGGTGCCAGGAGTGGGACAAACCTCCCCTTCTGGCCATGCTGACTGAAAAAGGCTCATCAAAGCAGTAACTAGAAATGGAACAAACACAGAGGCTTGGCTTGGTTTTGTAATCAGAACCATTCTCTTGCAGGTGGGACACCAGCCTTGCCATGTCAGGAGAAACGTGTGACTTTGGGCAGAACCCTGCTGTGTATCCACCCTCACATGGATGCTCCTCTGGAGCTGGCGATCACCAAAGGTAGCCAGAACTTCAGTGATCCCTGTTCTTACCACTGCAGTTAAGTGTTCAATCAAAGTCTCTGAGGCAGTTTTCATCAaaagtatatatttatttataaaaaagaatggggaaaaaaatatataccaAAGAGCTTTTTCTGTAAAAAGTAATTCCTTCGAGGCTGAATGTTCTAGACCCAAGTATGCCTGGCATTGCAGCCCATAGATGTAGATGGCTGATCCAAATCTGATACTGAATATCATGGGAATTTGGAATTAGAAGGTCAGCAAGGGATTTTTCCATTGAAAACTAGGAGACATTAACCACACATCTCATACAGGTTTCTATTAGAGATGTACAGCTAGCTCCTTTCAGTGGGTTTAAAATTCAatccaaagaagaaaaaaaatacatatttttttactcTAGACCTTAAATTGCTTCACTGTTTGAGTCCATCTCCATACAAAAGACATTGGCCAGACCCCTGTCCAGTTTAAAGCACCAGTGTCATGCACACACTCCAGTATGTGGGTTAGACTCAAGAAACCCTCGATTCCTCTTCTTATACCTCTTTGGTTCAAGGATATCAGATAAAATACCAGAGGTTCACCAGGAATTTCAGTTAAACTAAATCAGCAATTTAAGTGAATTTGAGGCTCCTCCTTCTGCCCATGCTCACTTCTGCAGCTACCTGGGCAGCTGCCAGGATGTGGTTCCCTTGGGAACAGCAGAGGGGAGATAGTGACCCAGACAGTAGGACAGCTCCTCAATGCTGAACCTGGCTTTCAAGTGAATGGCAAAATAAACATCTGTTCCTTTGAGACACCTTTGTATCAGGGTATCCTGTCAGGTTTGCTTCTATCAGATGCTTCCGGTCAAAGTGTATCTGGTGAGCATTTTAACTTCACTCTCCTCTTTGTTATCATCTCTTTGAACACTGTAGGTCAGCTATGCcaaaacaaataattcaaattCTCCTTTGGATGGATCTTTTATTCCTTCTGGCAGACTGAATGGAGATTCCTTCAAATCTGAAACATGGTTAAAACTAGAAAAACAATCTGTACCAGTAAAATAAGTCCTCTTGGATCTCTTCCTGTAAGCACATTTTGGCCTGATTTCTGCTgcttgttttatgttttttttttttctgttttagattTTATACGTGACTGATTAGCacctttatttgcttttaatattGTGTTTCATTCTGAAACATTACCACCACCCctgaatttttctttatcaCAGATATACCTCAGTATACAGAGAAAAGCAGTTACTGTGATAAGGCAaatttttccagcagcagcactgcccatgGCTTATCTCCCACCATGATCATGACTGGTCATGGAAAGGTAGGTATGAAACAGCCACTGCTGTGTCCTAAACCATGCCATGTGCTCGAGACAGTTTCACCATGGAATGTCACTGAAAACGCCCTTTCCTTCCAGTCTCTCTGCACTGAAGGCACCTGTGAATGCTGTTAGAGATTATGATATTCCATAAAGGTTGCCAGGGCACTTAATGGCATTTCTGACAGGGAATATGTGAGTAAGAGGAAATATACATGCCAGTTActggcagaaagaaaatgcacaacGTTTGCATTCAGAAGAAAGCATTCATGGTTAGTCCTCTGTAAAAAAAGTAACAGCAGCAAAGAAGTTTTCTGGACTTGAAGTAAATGCTGAATAATTAAGACTTTCTCATTTTGAGCATTAACAGCTGCTACAAAAACTAGTAATTCTCATTACTCAGTGGCTGCCTTACAACTTCATGTGCAAGTTCTGCACATGAATAGCTGGTCTGAGAGCTTAGAAATATTCATTGCAAATGAGACAGCAGGCTATGCATATGACCTTGTTCtcttaaaaaagtaatttttgcaaAATCAAGAGCAAACTCTCTCGCTCTTAAAGTAATTTTCaagtttctgatttttaaattttttaaaatacgaTTTGTCAGGTGGGTTTCTGCCAAACAGAGTTGCCCAGCTGGGATTTGGCAGGAAAGCTAAATGCTTTGAGGTATGGTTCCACAGCAGCCTAAATTAGCTAAGATCTGCACCACTGTGTTGGTCCCAAAAGCAAAACTGTCAGAAAGGTAATTGCTTCATTTTGGGAAGGACACTGGTACTACTGGAGTAGAGCAGGAATGGAGGAGATGAAACTGCAATGGCACTGATACCAAATGGCTTAATAAAAGGTGATGGAGCCAGTCTTTGCAGAGATGGTGCCTGCATGAAGTCCTGTTTCTTTGGAAGCTAAGGGCAAGATGGAAGCAGATTCCCTCACATCCTGAAAACCTTCTCCCCATACTTAAcccccttcctttcctttcctggctCCTTTCCCTCGGGGGTTCAAAATCTACAGAAAACAAGTCACGTTTCTCTGGCTTACTCTAAGAATATTTTACTCAGCTCATCTGAGGTATGTGGATCCCAGCTGGCTCAAAGCAGGCCATCTAAATCCTGCCCATCCAGATGTTCAGGGACTGATGCTCAGTTGTTCCAGCAGAAGGTACAGGAACATCTCCAGCTTGGATCTGAGCCCACATCTGAATCTGAGGTTATGTTCCTCCTTACTGAATTACAGCTTTGACTCCAGGGAAGGAGTAGGATGTGAGTTGTGGTTTAAAAGGCCATGACTTGAAAGTTGCTCCTACCATGACTGCTTGCAGCCCGATATTCACATGCACAcagattttttgtgtgtggccAGAGTCCCCCTCtgcatttcaaaacattttcacgGCCCACTGGCTATTCCCACAGATGGGAAGGGCAAAAAAAGGATAGAATTAATGGAAAAGTATTAGTAAAAACCTATCAGGAAAGCACTGGGAATATGTTAAAGGTAATTGAGCTGCTGTTGTACTTCACGGGACCCATGTCATGCCAGACATTTGTTGCTCTGTGCTTTGTTACGGCAAAAGTGCAGCTGCTTTGTTGCAGTCTGCATCAGCCATACCAGGAGACACTCAGCTTCTCCCACAGGAACTGAAAGCAGGCGTCAGCCCTGGGGTTTAGGAGATTTGTCTCTTAAACCATTTTTACCCTAAAAATCGGTGCAGGTAAATCCAGGCACAGTGGCAGCTGATGCTTGATAGTCACACAatgacagcagtgccagggaaagGCTCTCTGTAGATCCTGACACCTGTGGGACACAGCAGGGCGAGCTGTCCCCTCCAGGGGCCCAGCAGGCTGAAGGTGGGTGGTTAGGAAGTGAGTGAAGGCACGAGCAGCCAGCTGGGTCTGGTGATTGCTCAGCTCTGTGGTCTGAGGACAGCATTTGACGCTGCAGTGCACCTGTGAGCAGCAGTTCCAATCCATGCTCCACAGGTAGCTTGCTGATGAGGAGACTCTTTTCCTTCCAGCactgtgttttgcttttccatggctGCAGGCTCCTTCAGGCTGGGAGGCAAGAGCTAATCAACACATTACTGTCTACCACAGATGAGAAAATGTTGACAATCGTTGTCTGAATTTGAGTTTGACCATACTGTTTGTTCAGTGCCTGCCATTTGTTGTACAGCAGTAATCTTTTGCCCTGAAGAAGATTATGGCTGCCCCAGCTAGAAGAAAAGCCTTCAGGTGGTGAGAGGTGGGAAGGAGCTACAATAGAGCAGGGTGGAACAGATGCTCTTGCCATGGATGTTTTTCGTTCTTcaaacaaagaaggaaaataacgTAAAATTGACTTTTCCTTACTTTCCCCTTTGTCTTTACTTGATGTCACGAAGGGCAAAATGttttcaatataaaaatatattgcagCTCTCCAGGTGATGGCCCTGGACACAGCCTGAGAAGCAGTGGCCTTGTCTGCTTCCCAGAGAAATTCTATGAGAAGCCTTGCTTGCTTTTCTGTTCTCCTTCATTCTCCCCTAGGGCTCTCTGTCACAGTCCTGAAGGAAGttaccttcccttccctcagtCCTGAAGGAAGTCAGGATGAAAGCCTCTCATCAGTTCACAGGAAGGTAGTGCTCTATTTCTGGAAACACAATGAAATAAGGAAAGTCAGAGGTCCATGCTGGCTTTTGCAAACATAGAACCTCTCTCCTGAGCATTTCCACCTAGATGGAAACCTGTGGTGACTTCAGGGCTTTACATTCCCAGACACTGGCAGCAGTTTCATACAGTAGCTAAAGCAGGAAAGCCCTTAGCAATGGCACTCTCCTTTGGGCTCTAGGAGCAGTCTTCACTGGCATGGAGGCCCAAGAGCTCCTCTGCCAAGCTGACGAGACCGTTTTCTTCCAGGGCTGCAATCAGCCGTGCTATCGTGGCCTTCTTGCCCTCGGACTGGATGAACCTGAGGAGCATCTGATAGGCTTGTTCATAGAGTCCCTCTCGGTCGTACTCCAgtgccaggttgtcaatgacAGGGTCACGCAGGGCCCGGCAGGATTTCTGCAGAGATCGAGCCACCTGCTTCCACTTCTTGGACACGGACTTGGCAAACTTCTGATGGTCGTCTGGTGTGATTGTTCTGTTGTCTAAAAGGGGCAGAGGCCAGGTAAGACACAGAAGTTTCACGGCTGATGTGATGCAGCCTGGGTCAGTTCAAGGTTTGGTCAATATTCTGGTCTATTCAGGGAGTCTGTGCTCCCTGCCTTGCCCAGCTTTTCCCTTACAGAAACCCTCCCACAACAACAAAGCATCTGGGCTTGCCCCTACCCTGCAAGCTTGACAAGgcctattttctttttttatctctcAGAACTGTCCTGTGGTTTGCCAGagagtcttttttttcttctttttttttttttcagatggaCAAGCTCTTCATGTCTTTCAGCCTTTCAAAGGCAACTTGGTAAGGCCTTTCTGAAAAAGTCCCCTGTTCCTTACCTAAACATccttaaaacactgaaatgctGACAGGAGCTCTCTCTTCAGCTGTTTAGCACTGGAGACTGTACACAGCTTAAGCAAGCTCAGAAATTATCTAGTTTATCTCAAGCTTATAATGCTATGTGAGAGTCTCTGAAAACTCTCTCTAGGGACAGACCCCAAAGCCAGCTGGTGAACTGAGGTAGCCTGGACAAATCAGTCCTGTCTGAAAGCAGGGCTGAGGGTGTCCGTGGCAACTTCCCCAGTCTGATCCAACCTGTACTATTAACTCGCCTCAACCAAGTGacatggaaaaagagaaaaatactctgtgtttttcctttcactattaattttaaaatgtgaggaACCTGGAAGGGACACAGACTCTAACATATCTGGTTCTGTGCCAccccagaaaagaaaacaggttGAGGCCTCATCTGAAGCCCCATGGCAATATCTTAGGACTACTGTAATTCCTTTCTTATGGGATGCTGTGAAATCCTTGGTTTATCTGAGGTAGACCCCAATATGCAGTCATGATAATTCTCCCTCCTGGGCTGTGACACAGACCAAGGGCTCTGTTGTTCAGCTCTAGCTACTCACCAAACTGTTGTCCCTGAAAGATGAAGGTGAGTTGTGTGGGAAGGGAGTTGCCTTGAGGAGGATAAGGCTGAGACAGTGACTTCAGAGGTGAGCAGTCTTTTCCAGCCACATTGTTGTTGGTGCTCTGTTGAAGCACCAGGCTCTTGAGGCATTCCTCCAGCTCTGTGATCTCCTCATCCGGCAGGCGGTCAGGCTGAAACACAAACAGCATCAGTGACTCCTGCCAGGGACACCACCCTGCAAAGCTGCAGTTGCTGGTGTCAAGAAAGGAGCAATGAGATATAGCATGAGCTGTCAACCAGGCAAATGAGGTGGTCTAATGAAGCTCTGGCTGTAAATGTGTGGATGTGAATCTGTAATGTGGTGTAAAATAGATAATCTCTTCTCCCTGGGTTTCTcaccagcagcagtgagtgCTTACAAGTTGCATAAAACTGCTACTAGCCCACGTTCATTTCCAGCAGCCCTCAGCAGGAATTAGGGTgcactgcaggcagcaaggcTGCTCCCAACTCCATATGAAGGTCATACCCACAGAACAGGGTGACCTGATCCAACAGCTCATGGCCTCCCaagcaggcagctcctgctctctctctctcgctGCCTCTCTGCTCCCTAAAGTTTGTTGTTCCTGAGTCCTCACCAAGTCAGTTTTTTTCACTAGCCAAGAGAAAATTAGTCTGACCTCCAAAAAGCAGGTAATGAGAATGGAGTAAAGAAGGCAAAGCACATGGGAAGAGTCAAAtctggcagtgctgtgcctCAGTCAGAGGTAAACAATGGTTTAGCTCACTTACAGCAGGTATCCAACactgctctcagctgctgaaggCTGGCTGTGCCCCGGTGCCATCTTTCTGCATGTTGCACTGTTAGGCTGGGGTCAGACTGAGTCACTTTTGG of the Cinclus cinclus chromosome 11, bCinCin1.1, whole genome shotgun sequence genome contains:
- the TRADD gene encoding tumor necrosis factor receptor type 1-associated DEATH domain protein, producing MAGSSAPWIGSAYLFLQSTCKTITLPALYESSQKKPCVFKALKLALADSTGSVNGVDMLKVHCSHPHLIVQLKFCKRENCRRFLRSYREGALQKSLQSHLQLSLATTTVPLQVELKAGSEHLDKMLKDEDRCLECIYREKPDRLPDEEITELEECLKSLVLQQSTNNNVAGKDCSPLKSLSQPYPPQGNSLPTQLTFIFQGQQFDNRTITPDDHQKFAKSVSKKWKQVARSLQKSCRALRDPVIDNLALEYDREGLYEQAYQMLLRFIQSEGKKATIARLIAALEENGLVSLAEELLGLHASEDCS